From a region of the Sesamum indicum cultivar Zhongzhi No. 13 linkage group LG3, S_indicum_v1.0, whole genome shotgun sequence genome:
- the LOC105157380 gene encoding uncharacterized protein LOC105157380 isoform X1 gives MAGREVREYTNLTDPKDKKWGKSGKDRIDDEEITFQRMVAKMQEVAGERGGYLHGRGALDSDDLLYLKEQMEAEEDAERLLRRTEKRAFAAFKKAVAETSPASVPLPLRVEPKPKSGIRQQDLLKRVVEVKPKRLRVASPSSIDPSLTTLSGRTTHQAMNDHEEEKGQSSTRFSKVGDGAKLDNPVKSLLAAYESSDDED, from the exons atggCAGGAAGAGAGGTTCGGGAGTATACTAACCTTACCGATCCTAAAG ATAAGAAATGGGGTAAGTCCGGCAAGGACAGGATAGACGACGAAGAAATTACCTTCCAGCGCATGGTCGCCAAG ATGCAAGAGGTTGCTGGAGAACGTGGAGGATACCTTCATGGACGAGGCG CTTTGGACAGCGATGATTTGCTTTATCTCAAGGAGCAGATGGAAGCTGAGGAAGATGCAGAGCGGCTTCTACGCCGCACAGAGAAACGAGCATTTGCTGCATTTAAG AAGGCTGTTGCTGAAACTTCCCCCGCATCAGTTCCCTTGCCACTTCGTGTGGAGCCTAAGCCCAAGAGCGGAATTAG GCAGCAAGACTTACTAAAGAGGGTGGTGGAAGTCAAGCCAAAGCGGCTGAGAGTTGCAAGCCCATCTAGTATTGATCCATCCTTAACAACTTTGAGTGGACGAACAACACATCAAGCTATGAATGACCATGAGGAGGAGAAAGGTCAGTCTTCCACTAGATTCAGCAAAGTGGGAGATGGTGCAAAGTTGGATAACCCAGTTAAAAGTTTGCTGGCTGCATACGAAAGTTCTGACGATGAAGACTGA
- the LOC105157380 gene encoding uncharacterized protein LOC105157380 isoform X2, with product MAGREVREYTNLTDPKDKKWGKSGKDRIDDEEITFQRMVAKMQEVAGERGGYLHGRGAMICFISRSRWKLRKMQSGFYAAQRNEHLLHLRAVAETSPASVPLPLRVEPKPKSGIRQQDLLKRVVEVKPKRLRVASPSSIDPSLTTLSGRTTHQAMNDHEEEKGQSSTRFSKVGDGAKLDNPVKSLLAAYESSDDED from the exons atggCAGGAAGAGAGGTTCGGGAGTATACTAACCTTACCGATCCTAAAG ATAAGAAATGGGGTAAGTCCGGCAAGGACAGGATAGACGACGAAGAAATTACCTTCCAGCGCATGGTCGCCAAG ATGCAAGAGGTTGCTGGAGAACGTGGAGGATACCTTCATGGACGAGGCG CGATGATTTGCTTTATCTCAAGGAGCAGATGGAAGCTGAGGAAGATGCAGAGCGGCTTCTACGCCGCACAGAGAAACGAGCATTTGCTGCATTTAAG GGCTGTTGCTGAAACTTCCCCCGCATCAGTTCCCTTGCCACTTCGTGTGGAGCCTAAGCCCAAGAGCGGAATTAG GCAGCAAGACTTACTAAAGAGGGTGGTGGAAGTCAAGCCAAAGCGGCTGAGAGTTGCAAGCCCATCTAGTATTGATCCATCCTTAACAACTTTGAGTGGACGAACAACACATCAAGCTATGAATGACCATGAGGAGGAGAAAGGTCAGTCTTCCACTAGATTCAGCAAAGTGGGAGATGGTGCAAAGTTGGATAACCCAGTTAAAAGTTTGCTGGCTGCATACGAAAGTTCTGACGATGAAGACTGA
- the LOC105157381 gene encoding probable leucine-rich repeat receptor-like protein kinase At1g68400 isoform X2 yields the protein MQLRDVVNSTYNLHANWTGPPCSDKNQSRWAGIGCSDWHVTHLVLEGIELTGSLPSMFLQNLTFLTKLSFRNNSLHGPLPNLTNLLHLEFVFLSRNQFSGSIPSDYIDLSRLTKLELQENDLSGQIPPFDQQSLIAFNVSNNKLEGPIPMTPVLQRFPKSSYDSNSDLCGEIPGLSPCAISVPPPVPGIAPAPSPFPSRKEDHGVLKSWSIALVAAGAAAVLVFVILMFLCCRKRVCGEKTKKQQEQRGEVDIDRRGKRSQWSGSTDHDTEKSLELEFLDRPTFDLDELLRAAAQVIGRGKLGTTYKAMLESGSVVAVKRLEEMNTLSKKEFVQQMRLLGNIKHENLAEIISFYHSREEKLIVSEYVADGSLFSLLHENRGMRLEWKTRVSIIKDVAEGVELLHQCLASHQRVPHGNLKSSNVLIQRGDHINHVRVKLTDYGLLPLVPVHKLSVRKTPEFVEGKKVTWKADVYCFGILVLEILTGKVPRSGRGEHRDLSGWVRAAVDNEWSTDILDVEILGEKEGYDEMLKLTEIGLECTDVLPERRPTMSQVLSRIQDIKNITSHQYQ from the exons ATGCAACTGAGAGATGTTGTGAACTCCACTTACAATCTGCACGCAAATTGGACAGGCCCACCATGCAGCGACAAGAATCAAAGCAGGTGGGCTGGAATTGGCTGCTCGGATTGGCATGTAACCCATTTGGTCCTCGAAGGAATAGAGTTGACTGGTTCTCTCCCATCCATGTTCTTACAGAACCTCACGTTCTTGACCAAACTGAGTTTCAGAAACAATTCACTGCATGGTCCCCTCCCCAATCTCACAAATCTACTCCACCTGGAATTTGTTTTTCTGTCAAGAAATCAATTCTCTGGTTCCATACCCTCTGATTACATAGACCTGTCCAGGTTAACCAAGTTGGagctacaagaaaatgatctTTCAGGTCAAATTCCTCCGTTTGATCAGCAATCCTTAATTGCTTTCAATGTGTCCAACAATAAACTTGAAGGTCCGATCCCGATGACTCCTGTGCTCCAAAGATTTCCAAAGAGCTCTTATGATAGCAATTCAGATTTGTGCGGGGAGATTCCAGGATTAAGCCCTTGTGCAATTTCGGTTCCTCCTCCAGTTCCAGGCATTGCCCCTGCTCCTTCTCCGTTTCCATCAAGAAAGGAAGATCACGGTGTCCTCAAATCGTGGAGCATTGCTCTAGTTGCAGCAGGCGCTGCTGCTGTTCTTGTGTTTGTCATACTGATGTTTCTCTGCTGTCGTAAAAGAGTTTGCggggaaaaaacaaagaagcaaCAAGAACAGAGAG GAGAAGTTGATATAGACCGTAGAGGAAAGCGATCTCAGTGGTCAGGGAGTACAGATCATGATACAGAAAAAAGTCTGGAGTTGGAGTTCTTGGACAGGCCCACATTCGACCTGGACGAGTTGTTGCGTGCTGCGGCTCAAGTAATTGGAAGAGGAAAATTGGGTACCACCTACAAGGCCATGCTTGAATCTGGTTCTGTAGTGGCAGTGAAGAGGCTGGAAGAAATGAACACATTGAGCAAGAAGGAGTTTGTGCAGCAGATGCGTCTACTGGGAAACATTAAGCACGAAAACCTGGCGGAGATAATCTCATTTTATCACTCCAGAGAGGAGAAGCTAATCGTTTCCGAATATGTAGCCGATGGCAGTTTGTTCAGCTTGCTCCATG AGAATAGAGGAATGCGATTGGAGTGGAAAACAAGAGTATCCATCATCAAAGATGTAGCAGAGGGCGTGGAGTTGCTTCATCAGTGCTTGGCTTCCCATCAGAGGGTGCCCCATGGAAACCTCAAGTCCTCCAATGTTCTCATTCAACGTGGAGACCACATTAATCATGTCCGGGTTAAGCTGACAGATTACGGACTGTTACCTCTAGTGCCGGTGCATAAGCTTTCTGTGAGAAAAACACCGGAGTTCGTAGAGGGGAAGAAGGTGACGTGGAAGGCGGATGTGTACTGCTTCGGCATCCTAGTATTAGAAATCTTGACGGGCAAAGTTCCAAGATCAGGTAGAGGGGAACATAGGGATCTTTCGGGTTGGGTTAGGGCAGCTGTTGATAATGAGTGGTCGACGGATATATTGGATGTGGAAATACTTGGGGAGAAGGAAGGGTATGATGAAATGTTGAAACTGACGGAGATAGGGCTGGAGTGTACGGATGTGTTGCCGGAGAGAAGGCCTACCATGAGTCAGGTTTTGAGTAGAATACAAGACATTAAAAACATTACATCTCATCAATATCAATAA
- the LOC105157381 gene encoding probable leucine-rich repeat receptor-like protein kinase At1g68400 isoform X1, whose amino-acid sequence MRILAATISVFLVSFFIHSIAFEVNEFFPGERDALMQLRDVVNSTYNLHANWTGPPCSDKNQSRWAGIGCSDWHVTHLVLEGIELTGSLPSMFLQNLTFLTKLSFRNNSLHGPLPNLTNLLHLEFVFLSRNQFSGSIPSDYIDLSRLTKLELQENDLSGQIPPFDQQSLIAFNVSNNKLEGPIPMTPVLQRFPKSSYDSNSDLCGEIPGLSPCAISVPPPVPGIAPAPSPFPSRKEDHGVLKSWSIALVAAGAAAVLVFVILMFLCCRKRVCGEKTKKQQEQRGEVDIDRRGKRSQWSGSTDHDTEKSLELEFLDRPTFDLDELLRAAAQVIGRGKLGTTYKAMLESGSVVAVKRLEEMNTLSKKEFVQQMRLLGNIKHENLAEIISFYHSREEKLIVSEYVADGSLFSLLHENRGMRLEWKTRVSIIKDVAEGVELLHQCLASHQRVPHGNLKSSNVLIQRGDHINHVRVKLTDYGLLPLVPVHKLSVRKTPEFVEGKKVTWKADVYCFGILVLEILTGKVPRSGRGEHRDLSGWVRAAVDNEWSTDILDVEILGEKEGYDEMLKLTEIGLECTDVLPERRPTMSQVLSRIQDIKNITSHQYQ is encoded by the exons ATGAGGATATTAGCAGCTACAATTAGCGTAttccttgtttctttcttcataCATTCTATTGCCTTTGAGGTCAATGAGTTTTTTCCAGGTGAACGAGATGCTCTGATGCAACTGAGAGATGTTGTGAACTCCACTTACAATCTGCACGCAAATTGGACAGGCCCACCATGCAGCGACAAGAATCAAAGCAGGTGGGCTGGAATTGGCTGCTCGGATTGGCATGTAACCCATTTGGTCCTCGAAGGAATAGAGTTGACTGGTTCTCTCCCATCCATGTTCTTACAGAACCTCACGTTCTTGACCAAACTGAGTTTCAGAAACAATTCACTGCATGGTCCCCTCCCCAATCTCACAAATCTACTCCACCTGGAATTTGTTTTTCTGTCAAGAAATCAATTCTCTGGTTCCATACCCTCTGATTACATAGACCTGTCCAGGTTAACCAAGTTGGagctacaagaaaatgatctTTCAGGTCAAATTCCTCCGTTTGATCAGCAATCCTTAATTGCTTTCAATGTGTCCAACAATAAACTTGAAGGTCCGATCCCGATGACTCCTGTGCTCCAAAGATTTCCAAAGAGCTCTTATGATAGCAATTCAGATTTGTGCGGGGAGATTCCAGGATTAAGCCCTTGTGCAATTTCGGTTCCTCCTCCAGTTCCAGGCATTGCCCCTGCTCCTTCTCCGTTTCCATCAAGAAAGGAAGATCACGGTGTCCTCAAATCGTGGAGCATTGCTCTAGTTGCAGCAGGCGCTGCTGCTGTTCTTGTGTTTGTCATACTGATGTTTCTCTGCTGTCGTAAAAGAGTTTGCggggaaaaaacaaagaagcaaCAAGAACAGAGAG GAGAAGTTGATATAGACCGTAGAGGAAAGCGATCTCAGTGGTCAGGGAGTACAGATCATGATACAGAAAAAAGTCTGGAGTTGGAGTTCTTGGACAGGCCCACATTCGACCTGGACGAGTTGTTGCGTGCTGCGGCTCAAGTAATTGGAAGAGGAAAATTGGGTACCACCTACAAGGCCATGCTTGAATCTGGTTCTGTAGTGGCAGTGAAGAGGCTGGAAGAAATGAACACATTGAGCAAGAAGGAGTTTGTGCAGCAGATGCGTCTACTGGGAAACATTAAGCACGAAAACCTGGCGGAGATAATCTCATTTTATCACTCCAGAGAGGAGAAGCTAATCGTTTCCGAATATGTAGCCGATGGCAGTTTGTTCAGCTTGCTCCATG AGAATAGAGGAATGCGATTGGAGTGGAAAACAAGAGTATCCATCATCAAAGATGTAGCAGAGGGCGTGGAGTTGCTTCATCAGTGCTTGGCTTCCCATCAGAGGGTGCCCCATGGAAACCTCAAGTCCTCCAATGTTCTCATTCAACGTGGAGACCACATTAATCATGTCCGGGTTAAGCTGACAGATTACGGACTGTTACCTCTAGTGCCGGTGCATAAGCTTTCTGTGAGAAAAACACCGGAGTTCGTAGAGGGGAAGAAGGTGACGTGGAAGGCGGATGTGTACTGCTTCGGCATCCTAGTATTAGAAATCTTGACGGGCAAAGTTCCAAGATCAGGTAGAGGGGAACATAGGGATCTTTCGGGTTGGGTTAGGGCAGCTGTTGATAATGAGTGGTCGACGGATATATTGGATGTGGAAATACTTGGGGAGAAGGAAGGGTATGATGAAATGTTGAAACTGACGGAGATAGGGCTGGAGTGTACGGATGTGTTGCCGGAGAGAAGGCCTACCATGAGTCAGGTTTTGAGTAGAATACAAGACATTAAAAACATTACATCTCATCAATATCAATAA